A stretch of the Ananas comosus cultivar F153 linkage group 14, ASM154086v1, whole genome shotgun sequence genome encodes the following:
- the LOC109720586 gene encoding uncharacterized protein LOC109720586 → MPPPPPLAAPQLQPQSQHNRINLSELKLHICTKLGPERSKQYFNYLNLYLCQKLTKQELGKRCLSILGRENLPLHNQLIHSILKNALFAKTPPPQSVHEKPPSRNLTNYGKKASQGEEDELFQNSLPPPLPTVWCNGSRKVRSNHRERRIKDRPSPLGLNGQSHTLVPSNHDIKENGVLGPCDLKRPVRDYQNGPAEQLEKRPRLENSSLQDQAAVLGKGRTEVGFIDDSKEAEQNNEWFSQRGPLKAPLGIPFCPASVGGARRSFPVMMPCTSTSSNADSGELCETEALRKRMERIAEAQGLSEVPMECANLLNNGLDAYLKRLIKSCVDLGGARSSRKLPKYPIHNQQHQMKPLNGVWPGNHTYVHNSQGSSISLQDFRLAMEMNPQQLGEDWPLLLEKISFCSFEE, encoded by the coding sequence ATGCCGCCCCCCCCGCCGCTCGCAGCGCCGCAGCTGCAGCCGCAATCGCAGCACAATCGGATCAATCTAAGTGAGCTGAAGCTGCATATATGTACGAAACTCGGGCCGGAACGGTCGAAACAATACTTCAATTATTTGAATCTGTACTTGTGTCAGAAGCTCACCAAGCAAGAACTCGGCAAGCGTTGCCTTTCGATTCTCGGCCGCGAGAACCTCCCCCTGCACAACCAGCTTATCCACTCGATACTTAAGAATGCCTTATTCGCTAAAACCCCACCTCCTCAATCAGTTCACGAGAAGCCGCCCTCGAGAAATTTAACCAATTATGGGAAGAAAGCAtctcaaggagaagaagacgaactttttcaaaattcattACCACCTCCGCTGCCTACGGTTTGGTGCAATGGCTCTCGGAAGGTCAGGTCGAATCACCGAGAAAGGAGGATCAAAGATCGCCCTAGTCCTCTTGGCCTGAATGGTCAGAGTCATACTTTAGTCCCCTCTAATCATGATATAAAGGAGAATGGTGTTCTGGGCCCATGCGATTTGAAGAGGCCGGTGCGTGATTATCAAAATGGGCCTGCCGAGCAGTTGGAAAAGAGACCAAGACTGGAAAACTCGTCGCTTCAAGATCAGGCTGCTGTTCTGGGCAAGGGTCGAACCGAAGTTGGTTTTATCGATGACAGCAAAGAGGCGGAACAAAATAATGAATGGTTTTCACAAAGAGGTCCTCTTAAAGCTCCTCTTGGTATTCCTTTTTGTCCCGCCAGTGTGGGAGGGGCCCGGAGATCTTTTCCTGTTATGATGCCTTGCACTAGCACTAGTAGTAATGCTGATAGTGGCGAGCTATGTGAAACGGAGGCTTTGAGGAAAAGGATGGAGAGAATAGCAGAGGCACAGGGTTTAAGTGAAGTGCCGATGGAGTGCGCTAATCTGTTGAATAATGGGCTTGACGCTTACTTGAAGCGTCTAATTAAGTCATGTGTTGATCTAGGTGGTGCAAGATCCAGTCGCAAGTTACCGAAGTATCCTATACACAATCAGCAACATCAAATGAAACCTCTTAATGGAGTTTGGCCTGGTAATCACACGTATGTACATAATAGTCAAGGGTCTTCAATATCTCTACAGGACTTTAGGTTAGCAATGGAGATGAATCCACAACAACTGGGTGAAGACTGGCCGTTGCTACTTGAGAAAATTTCCTTCTGCTCATTTGAAGAATAA
- the LOC109720327 gene encoding putative glucose-6-phosphate 1-epimerase — MAAPKPSVERCMGVNGLEKIVLREGRGSSVEVKLYGGQVTSWKNDHGEELLFVSSKAIFKPPKAIRGGIPICFPQFGMHGTLEQHGFARNRFWSVDNNPPPLPANTSIKTFADLILKPSEEDFKIWPHSYEFRLRVALGSGGNLISTSRIRNTNTDGRPFSFTFAYHTYFSVSDISEVRVEGLETLDYLDNLKGMERFTEQGDAIVFESEVHKIYLGTPSKIAIIDHEKKRTFVLRKDGLPDAVVWNPWDKRAKAMADLGDEEYKHMLCVEAAAVEKAITLKPGEEWTGRQELSAVPSSYCSGQLDPQKVLQGSA, encoded by the exons ATGGCGGCGCCGAAGCCTTCCGTGGAGCGGTGTATGGGCGTCAATGGCCTCGAGAAGATCGTGCTCCGGGAGGGCCGGGGGAGCTCCGTCGAG GTAAAGTTGTATGGGGGTCAGGTAACTTCTTGGAAAAATGACCATGGGGAGGAGCTGCTTTTTGTTAGTAGTaag GCTATTTTCAAACCCCCGAAAGCAATTCGTGGGGGCATACCAATATGCTTTCCTCAG TTTGGAATGCATGGAACTCTAGAACAACATGGATTTGCAAGGAATCGGTTTTGGAGTGTTGATAATAATCCACCACCTTTGCCAGCAAACACTTCAATTAAGACTTTTGCTGACTTGATTCTCAAGCCATCTGAAGAAGATTTCAAGATTTGGCCTCACAG TTATGAATTTCGCTTGAGAGTTGCTCTTGGATCTGGAGGCAATTTGATATCCACGTCCCGCATTAGAAACACCAACACTGATGGAAGGCCATTCTCGTTTACGTTTGCATATCACACATACTTTTCTGTTTCTGATATAAG TGAAGTGCGGGTAGAAGGACTAGAGACATTGGACTACCTTGACAATCTGAAGGGAATGGAGCGCTTCACAGAGCAAGGAGATGCAATTGTATTCGAATCTGAA GTGCATAAAATATATCTGGGCACACCAAGCAAGATTGCTATCATTGACCATGAGAAGAAAAGAACATTTGTCTTGAGGAAGGACGGACTCCCAGATGCTG TTGTATGGAACCCATGGGACAAGAGGGCCAAAGCCATGGCAGATTTGGGGGACGAAGAATACAAACACATGCTATGTGTGGAGGCGGCGGCTGTGGAGAAGGCCATCACTCTAAAGCCGGGCGAGGAATGGACGGGAAGGCAGGAACTATCTGCTGTTCCGTCCAGTTATTGCAGTGGACAGTTGGATCCTCAAAAGGTCCTTCAGGGTTCAGCTTGA
- the LOC109720312 gene encoding plasma membrane ATPase-like — protein MASNKSTGLEDIKNETVDLERIPIDEVFEQLKCTREGLSSEEGANRLQLFGPNKLEEKKESKVLKFLGFMWNPLSWVMEMAAIMAIALANGDGKPPDWQDFVGIVVLLLINSTISFIEENNAGNAAAALMAGLAPKTRVLRDGRWTEQDAAILVPGDIISIKLGDIVPADARLLEGDPLKIDQSALTGESLPVTKNPGDEVFSGSTCKQGEIEAVVIATGVHTFFGKAAHLVDSTNQVGHFQKVLTAIGNFCICSIAVGIVVEIIVMYPIQHRKYRDGIDNLLVLLIGGIPIAMPTVLSVTMAIGSHRLAQQGAITKRMTAIEEMAGMDVLCSDKTGTLTLNKLSVDKNLIEVFAKGVDKEYVILLAARASRTENQDAIDAAIVGMLADPKEARAGIREVHFLPFNPVDKRTALTYIDADGTWHRVSKGAPEQILNLCNCKEDVRHKVHSVIDKFAERGLRSLAVARQVVPEKNKDSPGGPWQFVGLLPLFDPPRHDSAETIRRALNLGVNVKMITGDQLAIAKETGRRLGMGTNMYPASSLLGQHKDASIAVLPVDELIEKADGFAGVFPEHKFEIVKRLQERKHICGMTGDGVNDAPALKKADIGIAVADATDAARSASDIVLTEPGLSVIISAVLTSRAIFQRMKNYTIYAVSITIRIVLGFMLIALIWKFDFSPFMVLIIAILNDGTIMTISKDRVKPSPMPDSWKLKEIFVTGVVFGSYLALMTVVFFWAMIDTNFFSDKFNVRSLRHSEDEMMAALYLQVSIISQALIFVTRSRSWCFVERPGLLLISAFIIAQLVATVIAVYADWGFARIKGIGWGWAGVIWLYSIASFMPLDWFKFAIRYALSGKAWDNLLENKTAFTTKKDYGREEREAQWALHGLQPPETANIFPDKGGYRELSEIAEQAKRRAEVARLRELHTLKGHVESVVKLKGLDIDTIQQHYTV, from the exons ATGGCGAGCAACAAGAGCACCGGCCTCGAGGACATCAAAAACGAGACCGTTGATCTG GAGCGTATCCCAATCGACGAAGTGTTTGAGCAGCTGAAATGTACGAGGGAAGGTCTCAGCTCGGAGGAGGGAGCCAATCGGCTCCAACTCTTCGGTCCCAACAAGCTCGAAGAGAAAAAG GAGAGCAAGGTCCTCAAGTTCCTGGGCTTCATGTGGAACCCGCTCTCGTGGGTCATGGAGATGGCCGCCATCATGGCCATCGCCTTGGCCAACGGCGACGGCAAGCCCCCCGACTGGCAAGACTTTGTCGGCATCGTCGTTCTCCTCCTCATCAACTCCACCATCTCCTTCATCGAGGAGAACAACGCCGGcaatgccgccgccgccctcatGGCCGGCCTCGCTCCCAAAACGAGA GTGCTGAGAGATGGCCGCTGGACCGAGCAGGATGCTGCGATCCTCGTCCCGGGAGACATCATAAGCATAAAGCTCGGGGACATCGTCCCGGCCGATGCTCGGCTTCTTGAAGGAGACCCATTAAAAATCGACCAATCTGCTCTGACCGGAGAGTCGCTCCCTGTTACGAAGAATCCCGGCGATGAGGTCTTCTCCGGTTCCACTTGTAAACAGGGTGAGATCGAGGCCGTCGTCATCGCGACCGGCGTCCATACCTTCTTTGGCAAGGCGGCCCACCTTGTCGACAGCACCAACCAGGTGGGCCACTTCCAGAAGGTCCTCACCGCCATCGGAAACTTCTGCATCTGCTCCATCGCGGTGGGCATCGTTGTCGAGATCATCGTCATGTACCCGATCCAGCACAGGAAGTACCGCGATGGGATTGACAATCTCTTGGTACTCTTGATCGGAGGGATTCCGATCGCCATGCCGACTGTCCTGTCGGTGACTATGGCGATCGGGTCCCACAGGCTGGCCCAGCAGGGCGCAATTACCAAGAGGATGACAGCTATAGAGGAGATGGCCGGGATGGACGTTCTTTGCAGCGATAAGACCGGGACATTGACGCTTAACAAGCTGAGTGTGGATAAGAACTTGATCGAGGTTTTCGCAAAAGGCGTGGATAAGGAGTATGTGATCTTGCTGGCCGCTAGAGCGTCGAGAACGGAGAATCAGGATGCCATCGATGCTGCAATAGTTGGAATGCTCGCAGACCCAAAAGAG GCAAGAGCTGGAATTAGAGAGGTACATTTTCTGCCATTCAACCCTGTTGACAAAAGAACAGCTCTTACCTACATTGACGCCGATGGCACCTGGCATCGTGTGAGCAAAGGCGCACCTGAGCAG ATTCTGAACCTCTGTAACTGCAAAGAAGATGTAAGGCATAAGGTTCACTCCGTGATTGATAAGTTCGCCGAACGTGGACTTCGTTCATTAGCTGTTGCTAGACAG GTAGTTCCAGAGAAGAACAAGGATAGTCCTGGAGGGCCGTGGCAATTTGTTGGCCTGTTGCCTCTGTTCGATCCCCCAAGGCATGACAGTGCAGAAACAATCCGAAGGGCGCTCAATCTTGGCGTCAATGTTAAGATGATTACTG GTGATCAGTTGGCTATTGCCAAGGAGACTGGCCGAAGGCTTGGTATGGGGACCAACATGTACCCAGCATCCTCCTTGCTTGGTCAGCACAAGGATGCATCTATTGCCGTTCTTCCTGTGGATGAATTAATTGAGAAGGCTGATGGGTTTGCAGGAGTATTCCCAG AACACAAGTTTGAAATTGTGAAGAGGTTGCAGGAGAGGAAGCACATCTGCGGAATGACGGGAGACGGAGTGAACGATGCACCTGCTCTGAAGAAGGCTGATATTGGAATTGCTGTTGCAGATGCCACAGATGCGGCGAGAAGTGCTTCCGATATTGTCCTTACTGAACCAGGGCTTAGTGTTATCATAAGTGCTGTTCTTACCAGCAGAGCCATTTTCCAGAGGATGAAGAACTACACG ATTTATGCTGTCTCCATCACCATCCGTATTGTT CTTGGTTTCATGCTTATTGCGCTGATATGGAAGTTTGATTTCTCGCCCTTCATGGTTTTGATCATTGCCATTTTAAATGATG GTACTATCATGACAATCTCAAAGGATCGGGTGAAGCCATCGCCGATGCCCGACAGCTGGAAACTGAAGGAGATTTTTGTTACCGGCGTTGTATTTGGTAGTTACTTGGCACTTATGACCGTAGTCTTCTTCTGGGCCATGATAGATACTAACTTCTTCTCG GATAAGTTTAATGTTCGATCGCTGAGGCATAGTGAGGACGAAATGATGGCTGCTTTGTACCTTCAAGTTAGTATCATTAGCCAGGCTCTTATATTCGTCACTCGATCCCGCAGCTGGTGCTTTGTTGAACGCCCAGGACTTTTGCTGATCAGTGCATTTATCATTGCTCAGCTT GTCGCAACTGTCATAGCCGTGTATGCGGACTGGGGCTTCGCTCGGATCAAAGGTATCGGGTGGGGATGGGCCGGGGTCATCTGGCTATACAGCATAGCCTCCTTCATGCCTCTCGACTGGTTCAAATTCGCCATCCGCTACGCCCTCAGTGGAAAGGCCTGGGATAATCTCTTGGAGAATAAG ACGGCCTTCACTACAAAGAAGGATTACGGCAGGGAAGAAAGGGAAGCCCAGTGGGCCCTTCACGGTCTCCAACCACCTGAAACTGCAAATATCTTCCCCGACAAGGGCGGCTACAGAGAGCTCTCGGAGATCGCAGAGCAAGCCAAAAGGCGCGCGGAGGTCGCAAG GCTCCGCGAGCTGCACACTTTGAAGGGCCATGTGGAATCAGTGGTGAAGCTCAAGGGGCTCGACATCGATACCATCCAACAACACTACACGGTGTAA